From the genome of Pseudomonas bubulae:
CTGCCGAACCTGCCGGATGCGTCCGTGCCGGTAGGCGCTGACGAAGACGGCAACGTCGAAATCCGTCGCTGGGGCACCCCGACTGCCTTTGATTTCGAGATCAAGGACCATGTCGCCCTGGGCGAGCAGCACGGCTGGCTGGACTTTGAAACCGCCGCCAAACTGTCCGGTGCCCGTTTTGCCTTGCTGCGCGGCCCGATTGCCCGTCTGCATCGTGCTCTGGCACAGTTCATGATCAACCTGCACACCGGTGAGCATGGCTACGAAGAGGCCTACACGCCTTATCTGGTACAGGCCCCGGCGCTGCAAGGCACTGGCCAGTTGCCAAAGTTCGAAGAAGAGCTGTTCAAGATCAGCCGTGAAGGCGAAGCCGATTTCTACCTGATCCCGACCGCTGAGGTCACCCTGACCAATATCGTTGCCGGCGAAATCGTTGAACACAAGGCCCTGCCGATCAAGCTGGTGGCGCACACGCCGTGCTTCCGCAGCGAGGCCGGTGCATCGGGGCGCGATACCCGCGGCATGATCCGTCAGCACCAGTTCGACAAGGTCGAGATGGTCCAGATCGTTGAACCGTCCACCTCGATGGACGCCCTTGAAGGCCTGGTCGGCAATGCCGAGAAGGTTCTGCAACTGCTGCAACTGCCTTACCGCACCCTGTCGCTGTGCACTGGTGACATGGGTTTCAGCGCAGTTAAAACCTACGATCTGGAAGTGTGGGTCCCGAGCCAGGACAAGTACCGCGAAATTTCGTCGTGCTCCAACTGCGGTGATTTCCAGGCCCGTCGCATGCAGGCGCGTTTCCGTAACCCGGAAACCGGCAAGCCGGAACTGGTTCACACCCTTAACGGTTCCGGTCTGGCGGTAGGCCGCACCCTGGTAGCCGTGTTGGAAAACTACCAGCAGGCTGACGGTTCGATCCGTGTGCCGGACGTGCTCAAGCCTTACATGGGCGGTATTGAGGTCATCGGCTAAATGGAGTTTCTGCCGCTGTTTCATAACCTGCGTGGCAGCCGTGTACTGGTGGTTGGCGGTGGGGAGATTGCCTTGCGCAAATCCCGCCTGCTGGCCGATGCCGGTGCCGTGCTGCGGGTGGTCGCACCCGCCATGGAGCCACAGTTGTGCGAGTTGATAAACAGCAGCGGTGGCGAACAGGTGCTGCGCGGATATGCCGAGGCCGACCTTGAAGGGTGCGTCCTGATCATCGCCGCCACCGACGATGAGCCACTTAACGCTCAGGTTTCCGCCGACGCCCATCGCCGTTGCGTACCGGTCAACGTGGTCGACGCGCCCGCCTTGTGCAGCGTGATCTTCCCGGCGATTGTCGACCGTTCGCCGCTGGTAATTGCCATTTCAAGTGGTGGTGATGCGCCCGTGCTGGCGCGGTTGATCCGGGCCAAGATCGAAACCTGGATTCCGTCGACCTACGGCCAGTTGGCGGGCCTTGCGGCGCGCTTCCGTAGCCGGGTCAAAGGCTTGTTTCCGGATGTGCAGCAGCGTCGCGGGTTTTGGGAAGATGTGTTCCAGGGCCCGATTGCCGACCGTTTGCTGGCCGGGCAGGGCGCTGAAGCCGAGCGCTTGCTGCTGGCCAAGATTGAAGGTCAGGCCGTCGAAACCACCGGTGAGGTGTATCTGGTGGGTGCCGGGCCGGGTGATCCCGATCTGCTGACCTTCCGTGCATTGCGCCTGATGCAACAGGCAGACGTGGTGCTCTACGACCGTCTGGTGGCCCCGGCGATTCTTGAACTGTGCCGTCGCGATGCCGAACGTATTTATGTGGGCAAGCGTCGCGCTGAGCATGCGGTGCCACAAGACCAGATCAACCAGCAACTGGTCGATCTGGCCAAGCAGGGCAAGCGCGTGGTGCGGCTCAAAGGTGGCGATCCGTTCATCTTTGGCCGTGGCGGTGAAGAAATCGAAGAGCTGGCCGCCCACGGGATTCCGTTCCAGGTGGTGCCGGGTATTACCGCCGCCAGTGGTTGCGCGGCGTATGCCGGTATTCCGTTGACCCATCGCGACTACGCGCAGTCTGTGCGCTTTGTTACCGGCCACCTGAAAGACGGCACCAGCAACCTGCCCTGGAGCGACCTGGTTGCTCCGGCGCAAACTCTGGTGTTCTACATGGGCCTGGTGGGCTTGCCGATCATCTGCGAGCAGTTGATCAAGCATGGTCGTTCGGCTGATACCCCGGCTGCGTTGATTCAGCAGGGCACTACGTCCAACCAGCGCGTGTTTACCGGTACCCTGGCCGACTTGCCGACATTGGTGGCGGAGCATGAAGTGCATGCGCCTACGCTGGTGATCGTGGGCGAAGTGGTTTTGCTGCGTGAGAAACTGGCATGGTTTGAAGGGGCTCAGGCTCAGGTCTGACGTCTGCCCTCACCCCAACCCTCTCCCTCTGGGAGAGGGTTAGGGCTTTGCTTCAGCTCCGATTTTCCCCCACCAGACTCTCTACCGACGGCACTCGCGTATCGCTTTCCATCTGCGCATCATGTTCGATCTGATGGCTGAAGCGGTCCAGTGAGCCCTGCGCCGGCTGGGCATCGCTGGCAAACACCGGCGGGCTGAGGATGTAGGCACCCAGCAAACGACTCAACGCCGCCAGGCTATCAATATGGGTGCGCTCATACCCGTGGGTGGCATCACAGCCAAACGCCAGTAACGCACAGCGAATATCATGCCCCGCCGTCACGGCCGAATGAGCATCGCTGAAGTAATAACGGAACATGTCCCGGCGCACCGGCAACTCATTGTCACTGGCCAGCCCCAGCAAATGCCGCGACAGGTGATAGTCATAGGGGCCGCCCGAATCCTGCATCGCCACACTGACCGCATGCTCGCTGGAATGTTGGCCCGGAGCCACCGGAGCAATATCAATCCCGACAAACTCGCTCACATCCCACGGCAAGGCCGCTGCCGCACCATTGCCGATTTCTTCGGTGATGGTAAACAGCGGATGACAGTCGATAAGGGGCTGTTCGCCACTGTCGACAATGGCTTTCAGGGCGGCGAGCAGGGCCGCCACACCCGCCTTGTCATCCAGATGCCGCGCACTGATATGGCCACTTTCGGTAAATTCCGGCAGTGGGTCGAACGCTACGAAGTCACCAATATTGACCCCCAGGGAATCGCAATCCGCGCGGGTGGCGCAGTAGGCATCCAGGCGCAACTCGATATGGTCCCAACTGATCGGCAGTTCATCCACGCCGGTATTGAAGGCATGGCCAGAAGCCATTAATGGCAGGACACTGCCACGGATCACGCCGTTGTCGGTAAACAGGCTGACGCGGCTGCCTTCGGCAAACCGGCTCGACCAGCAACCAACAGGTGCCAGCACCAGCCGGCCGTTGTCCTTGATCGCCCGCACGCTGGCGCCAATCGTATCCAGATGCGCGGACACGGCGCGGTCCGGGCTGTTTTTCTGGCCCTTGAGGGTGGCGCGCAAGGTGCCGCGGCGGGTCAGTTCAAAAGGGATCCCCAATTCGTCGAGGCGTTCGGCGACATAGCGCACGATGGTGTCGGTAAAACCGGTGGGGCTGGGAATGGCGAGCATTTCCAGCAATACCCGTTGCAGGTAGTCGAGGTCGGGTTCAGGGAGGCTGCGGTTCATAAAAACTCCTGAGGGCCGGTCAGCTATTGAGCAGGCTGACTGTGGGGAAACAACAGATCGATAAAGCGCTCGGCGGTGGGCTGTGGTTCATGGTTGGCCAGCCCGGCGCGTTCGTTGGCTTCAATAAATACATAGTCGGGTTGGTCGGCGGCGGGCACCATCAGGTCGAGCCCCACCACCGGAATATCCAGGGCCCGGGCTGCGCGAATGGCGGCGTCGGCCAGCACCGGGTGCAGCACGGCGGTGACGTCTTCCAGGCAGCCGCCGGTGTGCAGGTTGGCGGTGCGGCGCACGGCCAGTACTTGCCCGGCAGGCAGGATGCTGTCGTAGTCATAGCCTGCGGCCTGCACGGTGCGCAGGGTTTCGGCGTCCAGCGGGATTCGGCTTTCGCCACCGGTGGCGGCCTGGCGTCGGCGGCTTTGCGCCTCGATCAGGCGCTGAATGCGGTGCTGACCGTCGCCGATCACTTGCGCGGGACGGCGGATGGCGGCAGCCACCACCTCAAAGCCGATCACCACGATGCGCAGGTCGAGGCCTTCGTGAAAGCTCTCGAGCAGCACCCGGCTGTCGAACGCCCGCGCTGCCTCGATGGCCTGTTGCACCTGTTCGATGCTGTCCAGGTCCACCGCTACGCCATTGCCTTGCTCGCCATCCACCGGTTTGACCACCACCCGGCCGTGCTCTTCGACAAACGCCAGGTTGTCATCGGCATTGCCCGCCAGTTGCTGGGTCGGCACGTTCAGGCCGGCCTGGCTGAGCACCTTGTGGGTCAGGCACTTGTCCTGGCACAGGCTCATGCTGATGGCGCTGGTCAGGTCGCTGAGGGACTCGCGGCAACGAATCCGTCGCCCGCCGTGGCTAAGGGTGAACAGGCCGGCGGCCGCGTCGTCAATTTGCACGTCGATGCCACGTTTGTAGGCTTCTTCAACGAGGATGCTGGCATAGGGGTTGAGTCCGACCTCGGGACCAGGCCCCAGAAACAGCGGCTGGTTGATGCCGTTCTTGCGCTTGATGGCAAAGGTCGACAGGGTGCGAAACCCCAGTTTGGCATACAGGTTCTTGGCCTGGGCATTGTCATGCAGCACCGACAGGTCGAGATAGCTCAGGCCGCGGCTCATAAAGTGTTCGACCAAATGCCGCACCAGCACTTCACCCACTCCCGGGCGTGAACAGAGCGGGTCGACCGCCAGGCACCAGAGGCTGCTGCCATTTTCGGGGTCGTTGAATGCGGTGTGATGGTTCAAGCCCATGACACTGCCGATCACCGCGCCGCTGTCCTCGTCTTCGGCCATCCAGTACACCGGGCCGCCGTCGTGGCGCGAGGTCAGCAGGGTCGGGTCGATGGGCAGCATGGAGCGTGACAGGTACAGGGTGTTGATCGCGTTCCAGTCCGCCTCGCTTTGTGCGCGGCGGATACGGAAGCCGCGAAACACGCGGGTGGCCTGGCGGTAATCGGTAAACCACAGGCGCAGCGTATCCGAGGGGTCGAGAAACAGTTGTTGCGGCGACTGCGCCAGCACCTGCTGGGGCGCGGCGACATACAGGGCAATATCGCGCTCGCCGGGCTGCTCGTTGAGCAGCTCTTCGGCCAGGGTGACGGGATCGGGAAAGGTATGCCCGATCAACAGCCGGCCCCAGCCGCAGTGTACGGCCACGGGGCAGGCATTCAGTTCGCTGCCATCCTCGGCAAAGCGGGCTTGCAGGCGTTCATAGGAAGGCGTCTGGCCACGCAGTAAACGCTGGCTATAAGCCGTAGCGAGAGGTTTCATCGATCAGATTCCTTGTTCGCTCAGCCACAGGTTCAGGGCGGCCAGTTGCCACAGCTTGGAGCCGTTGAGAGGGGTCAGCTGGCTTTGCGGGTTGGTCAGCAACTGGTCAAGCATGGCTGGCTGGAACAGGCCGCGATCCTGGCTCGGGTCCAGCAGCAGGTCGCGCACCCAGTTGAGGGTGTTGCCCTGCAAGTGCTTGAGCCCCGGCACCGGGAAATAGCCTTTTTTGCGGTCGATGACTTCGCTGGGGATCACCAGTCGTGCGGCTTCCTTGAGTACCTGCTTACCGCCGTCGGGCAGTTTGAAGCGCGCTGGAATCCGCGCTGACAGCTCGGCCAGGCGGTAATCGAGAAACGGCGTGCGGGCTTCCAGGCCCCAGGCCATGGTCATGTTGTCCACCCGTTTGACCGGGTCATCCACCAGCATCACGGTGCTGTCCAGGCGCAAGGCCTTGTCCACCCCGGCCTGGGCCCCCGGCTGTGCGAAATGCTCACGCACAAAGTCGCCAGCGGCGTCATTGGCTGTCAGCCATTGTGGCTGGACGGTGGCCTTGTACTCGTCGTAACTGCGGTCGAAAAAGGCTTCGCGGTACGCGGCATAAGGATCGCTGGCGCCATCTACTTGTGGATACCAGTGATAGCCGGCAAACAGTTCGTCAGCGCCCTGGCCGCTTTGCACCACCTTGCAATGCTTGGCCACTTCACGCGACAACAGATAAAAGGCGATGCAGTCATGACTGACCATCGGCTCGCTCATGGCGCGGAAGGCCGCTGGCAGTTGCTCGATGATTTCGTGCTCGCCAATGCGCAGTTGGTGATGGCGCGTGCCGTAATGCCGGGCAATCAAATCCGAATACTGGAATTCATCCCCGCGCTCGCCGCCTGCGTCCTCAAAGCCGATGGAGAAAGTCGACAGATCCTGTACGCCCACATCGCGCAACAACCCCACCAACAAACTGGAGTCGACACCGCCAGAGAGCAGCACGCCGACATCCACCGCCGCCCGTTGGCGGATAGCCACGGCTTCGTGGGTGCTGTCGAGGACACGATCGCGCCAATCTTCCAGGGTCAGATTGACTTCATCGGCACGGGGGCCGTAGGGCAGGGTCCACCAGGTTTTTTGCTCGGTGTGGCCATTGGCGTCAATACGCAACCAGGTCGCGGGTGGCAGCTTTTCGATACCGGCAATCAGCGTGCGTGGCGCTGGTACAACGGCATGAAAATTCAGGTAGTGATTAAGCGCCACCGGGTCGAGCATGGGGCTGATATCACCGCCCTTGAGCAGCGCCGGCAGGGTCGAGGCAAAGCGCAAGCGCTCACCGGTACGCGACAGATACAGCGGCTTGACCCCCAGACGATCGCGGGCCAGAAACAGGCGCTGGGCATCGCGTTCCCAGATGGCAAAGGCAAACATGCCATTGAGCTTGGGCAGCAGCGCTTCGCCCCAGGCGTGATAGCCCTTGAGCAGAACTTCGGTATCGCCACCCGAATAAAAGCTGTAGCCCAGGGCTTCAAGCTCGGCGCGCAGCTCGGGGAAGTTATAGATCGCGCCGTTGAAGGCCAGCGACAAACCCAGCTGGCTGTCGATCATCGGTTGGGCTGAACCATCCGACAAATCCATGATTTTCAGGCGGCGATGGCCCAGGGCTATCGGCCCCTGGCTGTGAAAACCCCAGGCATCGGGGCCACGTGGTGCAAGGTGGTGGGTGATGCGTTCGATGGCTGCCAGGTCGGCAGGGTGTTGATCAAAACGTAACTCGCCAGCTAATCCGCACATGGTGTGTAAATCCTTGGTCTTTCGGCATGTGGTGCTACAGGGATGAGTCAGCGTCTTTGCAGGACGCCTGGTAGCGCTTTGGGCCCGGTTTTAAAGGGCGATGCAGTTTTTGACTGCATCGCCAGCCCTTGCGGTGCAAGGCACAAGGCACTCGCTCCGGCATAAATGACCGTGTTTTATCGAGTGACCTGTGCCCGGATCGTTCAATAAAAGTTACAAGTGGTTGTTTTGTCGGGGCTTGGGAGGCCAGCAGGGTTTTGGCTGAAGAGCACTATTTATCTATGTCACATCCCCTGCGACGCCACGTTAGGTTAGGCGCTCTCTGACCTGCAGAAGACCGGATATGCCCCGCCATATGCCCCCGCTGGATGCTCGCGATACCACGCTCAGTGACCTGGAACCCCTGGAGCTGGTCCACAGCCATATGCCCAAATGGTTGTTGGGCGCTGATCCACAGGTCATTGCGGCCATGAATGCATCCATGGCCAGTAGCCGTTTCTATCATGGCCTGGTCGGCAAGAAGTTCGGTGAGCTGCAAAGTGTCGAGGTGTACTGCGGGGCATTGCTGGCAGCCGAGGTCAGGCGTGAGTTCGGGTCGTCACTGAATATTCACCGTGACTATCTGGCGGTGGTGCATGTTCACCTGATCCCCAATATCACGTTGTTCAGTTCCGTTCGCCATTACCTGGTGCATGACGAGCCGAAAACCCTGCTGTGGGCAGCCCTGCAGAATTTTTCGGCCGACGAGGCCCTTGCAAACGGCTTTAATCCGCAAAGCCATATCCGCTACGGTGGCCATCCTCAGCAGATCAGCCCTCTCGAGCCCTGCCACTTTGCCGCGCTATGCCGCAGGCTGGATCTGGGGCTCAAGTATCAACAGTATCTGGAGCATGCTTTGGGCGTTACGGCGTCGGGAACTCCCGGGCCCAGGCATTTGGCGACAGAGTCGAACCTCAGGCTTTTAAAAACCCATGACATGGCGGTCGACGCGCATGTCGCCTACCTCAAGAAACAAATCAGTCAGGCAGCCTATACCACACTGCTTGCCGCCCTGGCTCTGCCCGCCAGTACTGCCCAGGTGCACGGGGTGCAACTGGACGGCAAGCCGATGGTGCCAAGTTCCTTGTCGATACTGGACACGGAAATTGACGGGGTGGTGGTCTTCTCTTCCGACACCTTGTTGTTGCACCCCGGCAACCGCTTGATTGCCTATATCCCCAATGACCCGCGGGCACCCTTGTTCGAGTTCAGTTCATTGCAGGTATTCACCGATGAGTTGAAGCATCGCCTGCTGGATCCGGCGTATGCCAGGTTTTTCTCCCGCTTCACCGCCTTGAATGTACGGCCGCTGTTTATGCAAAAGGTCGCTGGCAGGCCCGAGCATCTGGCCCTTACCGCAACCCCTCTGACCATCAGCGCAGCGCATTACCTGTGCACGGTGCAGCTCAGGAACATGTTTGCCGATGCCCGGCAACTGGCCGTGCCCACCGGCGTGCTGGACGAGCGCGAACGCGAAGAGCGCTGGCAGATGTACAAAACGGCAGGGTTGTTTCTGGTAAACGTCGCGGCCCTTTTTGTGCCGGTGCTGGGCGATCTGATGCTGGCGGTGGCCATTGGGGAGATGCTCAAAGAAGTCTATGAGGGGGTGGAAGACTGGGCCCAGGGCGATGTTGACCATGCTCGCGAGCACTTGCTCAATGTCGCCACGGATCTGGCCGTCAACGCAGGGGTAGTGGTCGGGCTGGGAGCTGTCAAAGCCGCTGCCAGTCGTTTGAGCGCAGCCACCCGGGCGCACTTTGAAGGCTTTCAACCCGTCAGTCGTGATGATGGCACCACCCGGTTATGGAATAAAAACCTGCAGCACTACGAGCATAAAGTAATGGGCGAGCATCGCTATACAGCTGATGCCCAAGGTTTACTCAGCCTTCATGGCAGGCAGTATGTAGACGTGGACGGCAAGCACTATCCTGTCGAATTCGACAGCGAGCGCAGGCAATGGCGCATACCTCATCCGCGCAGGGCCGATGCTTTCAGGCCTGCCTTGCTACATAACAACGAAGGGGCCTGGCAGCATGCCCATGAGCGGCCACTGGAGTGGCAAGACAGTGCGACGCTGCTGGGCCGTTTGGGATCGGCAACAGCAGCACTGGACAGGCAGACACTGGAACGGATTCGGGAACTGACTGACACGGCACCGGGCGTCCTGCGCCGCATGCATCTGGAAAGTCTGGCGCCGCCTTCCTTGCTGAAAGTCAGCCTCAAGCGCTTTGAAATCAACCAGCTTATCGACACCTTTGTCGCACAGATGAGTACCGACCAGTATGCCTCCCGGCGCTGGAGCGAGCTGCAATTACAGCTCTTGCCGGCATTGCCGAAATGGCCAGCGGGCAAGGTGTTGACGGTTGCCGACGATACGGGAAACCGCCTTGCGCACTATGCCAGTGTGATGTGGCCGGCTACGTCCCATATCAACCTGACAAGCTCTGTCGTTGAGCAAGGCAAGTTGCTGGATGCTGTTCTTGCGGCCTTGTCCGACTCACAGGTCAGGGCACTGCTGGGCAATGACCTGCCTGCTCCGGGGGCACTGGCCCGCAGACTGGCCCTGGTATTGGGCAGTCATGCGCGGGATAACAAACGTCAGGTCTTCGAGAGGTTGTATGGGCTTTTCAATATCTCGTCTGCGGCAGAAGCCTTGCCCATCGAACGTGACTTTCCGGGGTTGCCCCGTACGGTAGCGCAAGCGTTGGTTGAGTCGGCCAGTAATCCGCAGCTTGAACATTTGCGCAGGGGCAGAGTGCCGCTGGAACTGGCCGAGCTGGCGCGCATGCACCTGCGTGAGGCCAGGATAAACCGGGCGATCGAAGGCTTTTATCTTGAGCATCAGGCCAATGACGACACTGAGCGGCTGGCCTTGCATTATCTGGATCAACTGCCCGGCTGGCCTGCTGACAAGGCGCTGGAGATTCGCGAAGATTCGATTTCAGGCGCCATGACTCATTATTGGGGCGGCGTACAGACGACCCCACCGCACGTGCTGGTCAAAACGCTGCGGGGCTACGAGCGTTACCGGCCACGCGGTCATGTCCATTTGCTTGAGCCTGGCGGTCCTCTGCCATTATCCACTGCCGTGTTTGAATCCCTGACCGATCTTGAGCGCGATGCCATGGGCTTTGCTGCAAACACGGATGCCCCGGCGTTCAATGCGGCCCTGGCAAAGCGGGCGGCCAATGCCCGTCAGGAGTCCGCCCAGGTGTTGCGCATACAGCCGATCAAACCGGGGTTCAAACCGCCGATTACCCTGGCAGATGGTCAGGTGGGCTACCCCCTGTGCGGAATGACATCCGGTGAGCACTCCTGGGAATTGCAGCGCCGTGTGCGCAGGATTTACTCCGACTTTGAAGATGAGCAAGTCATTGAATACCTCGACACCCTGGTCGAGCGGGGGCTTGAACCGCTCAATATCCTGCGTGAGCGCAAGCGCGAGAGAAGGGCCTTGCTAACGAGCCTGCAAGCCTGGATCGATGCCACTCCGGGTGAAGTTGTTCCGACCGATACCCTATATGACTACCCCGAGAACCGATATCAGGCTGCAGGGCTGATTGAGCGTTGCTGGCGTAAAAACCCCGCTCATATTCCCTGGGCTCACAACGAAGAGTTGCACAGCCTGAGCCTGGACGGCTTTCGATTGGGCAACTTTCCGGATCTGCCAGCCATTGCCGACTTCAGCCATGTGCGGGAATTGAAACTCAGCAACATGAATTGCCGGGACACGGCCAATGCATTCCTTGAACATTTCAGCGGGCTGGTTGCCCTTGAAATGGATAACAATCGCATGGTCAACCTGCCCAGGCAGTTGGAGCGCATGCCCAATCTGCAGCGTTTGTCCCTGGCCCGTAACCTGTTGTATCTGAACCCGGGCAACCTGTCGGTATTGAACTCGCTGGGCAAGCTGCAAGTGCTCAACCTCAATGACAACCTGCTGGGTCCGAACCTTAGCCTCAGTAATCTGGGTTTTTTGCGTCGGGTCTATTTGCGTCGTACCTGGATCGACCAATGGCCGCAAGACCTGATATCCCGCCCGTTTCTTGAGTCGGCCGATCTGCGGGAAAACCGTATTATCGACATACCTGAACATGTCTATCAGGCCTCACCCACTGTGACGCGCAATATTTCCCTGGCCGGCAACCCGTTGTCCGCCACCAGCCGCCTGCGTCTGGCCCGCTATGCCATGCAGGGTGGCAGCAGCATGGGCATCAACAGCGAACAGTTGATGAGCGAGGCGGCGGCGTTCGAGTTCTGGACGGCGGGTATTACCGCTCAGGAATTGCGAAGAAGAGAGCTGTTATGGAACAGCTTGCGAGCCGATGCGGCTTCAGACGATTTTTTTACGGTGCTCAGCCGTTTGACATCGACTGCGGACGCCCATGAAGTGCGTCAGGATTTCAGCCGACGTGTCTGGGAAATGATTGAAGCGGCCAACGAGAGCTCCTCCTTGCGCCGTGATGTGCTGGATATTGCGGCTTCGCCGCGTAGCTGTACAGACAGTGTGGCTTTTACGTTCAGCGAGATGGAAGTGCAAATGGAACTGTCCGGGCTTTCAGGCGCGGGCTCGCCTCAGAAGCAGCAACTGCTGACTCTGGGCAAAGGGCTTTTCAGGCTCGACAGGCTCGCCAGAATCGCCCACGAGCACTTTTTGTTACGCCTTGAGGGGGCAGGCCCGGCACCGGACGAGCTTGAGATGCACCTGGCTTACCGTGTGGGCCTGGCGCGAGCCCTTGAGCTGCCGGGGCAACCTGAAAGCATGGCGTTTAAATCACTGGCCGGGGTGACTCAGGCAGATCTGGACATTGCGCGGCTGGAAGTCGAAAAGGCCGAGAAAACGGCCTCGCTGAACATCTTTATCAGCACCCGCCAGTTTTGGCGGGAGTACTTGATACGTACCCACAGGACGCAATATGGCGCGCTGACCGAGCCGTACTTCGAGGCGTTAAGCAACTTGCTTAAAAGATCTCCAGAAATGAACAGTGAGCGCTATCTGCGCGAGGTCAGCGAAGTTCGCCATCAGATGGACGCGGCTGTCGATGTCTGGAGCCTGCAAAAGACCGAGGCGCTGCTGGCGCCCAAGTCCCTTGAGGGGTCGCCCTCTACAGCCCTTTGATCAGGGCCCGCAGCCCGAACCGGTTCGGCAGGCAGGCTTCGGCCACTGCTCTGGATACGGGCAGGGGTTCATCGTTGATCCAGGCGGCGAGTATTTCGCCAGACAGGGGTGCGGTGATGAGCCCGCGAGAGCCGTGGCCGCTGTTGACGTACAAGCCATCAAGCCACGGGCAGGGGACGTCAGGCACCTGTCGGGCATCCTTGCGCAACACGCCATAGGCGCTGGCGAACTGCTCCGGATCCGCGAGCGGGCCTACAATTGGCAAGTAGTCCGGGCTGGTGCAGCGGAACGCTGCCCATCCACGCAGGGTGTCAGGGTTGAGTTGTTCGTCACCGAGCCGATGGGCCAGGTCCGGTGAGATTTCCTCGAGCAGCTCGAGGTTACCTTGATGCCCCTGCGGGGTGGTGGTCAGGTCTTCGTTATCAAAGTCGAAGCTGGCGCCCAGCGTGTGCTCACCGAGGCGGCCAGGAGCCACATAGCCCTCGGCACACACTACGG
Proteins encoded in this window:
- the serS gene encoding serine--tRNA ligase, with amino-acid sequence MLDSKLLRSNLQDVADRLASRGFKLDVARIDALEAKRKEVQTLTEKLQAERNAISKSIGQAKARGEDIAPLMASVETMGSDLANGKVELEAIQTELDAILLGLPNLPDASVPVGADEDGNVEIRRWGTPTAFDFEIKDHVALGEQHGWLDFETAAKLSGARFALLRGPIARLHRALAQFMINLHTGEHGYEEAYTPYLVQAPALQGTGQLPKFEEELFKISREGEADFYLIPTAEVTLTNIVAGEIVEHKALPIKLVAHTPCFRSEAGASGRDTRGMIRQHQFDKVEMVQIVEPSTSMDALEGLVGNAEKVLQLLQLPYRTLSLCTGDMGFSAVKTYDLEVWVPSQDKYREISSCSNCGDFQARRMQARFRNPETGKPELVHTLNGSGLAVGRTLVAVLENYQQADGSIRVPDVLKPYMGGIEVIG
- the cysG gene encoding siroheme synthase CysG, with the translated sequence MEFLPLFHNLRGSRVLVVGGGEIALRKSRLLADAGAVLRVVAPAMEPQLCELINSSGGEQVLRGYAEADLEGCVLIIAATDDEPLNAQVSADAHRRCVPVNVVDAPALCSVIFPAIVDRSPLVIAISSGGDAPVLARLIRAKIETWIPSTYGQLAGLAARFRSRVKGLFPDVQQRRGFWEDVFQGPIADRLLAGQGAEAERLLLAKIEGQAVETTGEVYLVGAGPGDPDLLTFRALRLMQQADVVLYDRLVAPAILELCRRDAERIYVGKRRAEHAVPQDQINQQLVDLAKQGKRVVRLKGGDPFIFGRGGEEIEELAAHGIPFQVVPGITAASGCAAYAGIPLTHRDYAQSVRFVTGHLKDGTSNLPWSDLVAPAQTLVFYMGLVGLPIICEQLIKHGRSADTPAALIQQGTTSNQRVFTGTLADLPTLVAEHEVHAPTLVIVGEVVLLREKLAWFEGAQAQV
- a CDS encoding osmoprotectant NAGGN system M42 family peptidase, encoding MNRSLPEPDLDYLQRVLLEMLAIPSPTGFTDTIVRYVAERLDELGIPFELTRRGTLRATLKGQKNSPDRAVSAHLDTIGASVRAIKDNGRLVLAPVGCWSSRFAEGSRVSLFTDNGVIRGSVLPLMASGHAFNTGVDELPISWDHIELRLDAYCATRADCDSLGVNIGDFVAFDPLPEFTESGHISARHLDDKAGVAALLAALKAIVDSGEQPLIDCHPLFTITEEIGNGAAAALPWDVSEFVGIDIAPVAPGQHSSEHAVSVAMQDSGGPYDYHLSRHLLGLASDNELPVRRDMFRYYFSDAHSAVTAGHDIRCALLAFGCDATHGYERTHIDSLAALSRLLGAYILSPPVFASDAQPAQGSLDRFSHQIEHDAQMESDTRVPSVESLVGENRS
- the ngg gene encoding N-acetylglutaminylglutamine synthetase, with translation MKPLATAYSQRLLRGQTPSYERLQARFAEDGSELNACPVAVHCGWGRLLIGHTFPDPVTLAEELLNEQPGERDIALYVAAPQQVLAQSPQQLFLDPSDTLRLWFTDYRQATRVFRGFRIRRAQSEADWNAINTLYLSRSMLPIDPTLLTSRHDGGPVYWMAEDEDSGAVIGSVMGLNHHTAFNDPENGSSLWCLAVDPLCSRPGVGEVLVRHLVEHFMSRGLSYLDLSVLHDNAQAKNLYAKLGFRTLSTFAIKRKNGINQPLFLGPGPEVGLNPYASILVEEAYKRGIDVQIDDAAAGLFTLSHGGRRIRCRESLSDLTSAISMSLCQDKCLTHKVLSQAGLNVPTQQLAGNADDNLAFVEEHGRVVVKPVDGEQGNGVAVDLDSIEQVQQAIEAARAFDSRVLLESFHEGLDLRIVVIGFEVVAAAIRRPAQVIGDGQHRIQRLIEAQSRRRQAATGGESRIPLDAETLRTVQAAGYDYDSILPAGQVLAVRRTANLHTGGCLEDVTAVLHPVLADAAIRAARALDIPVVGLDLMVPAADQPDYVFIEANERAGLANHEPQPTAERFIDLLFPHSQPAQ
- a CDS encoding N-acetylglutaminylglutamine amidotransferase; the encoded protein is MCGLAGELRFDQHPADLAAIERITHHLAPRGPDAWGFHSQGPIALGHRRLKIMDLSDGSAQPMIDSQLGLSLAFNGAIYNFPELRAELEALGYSFYSGGDTEVLLKGYHAWGEALLPKLNGMFAFAIWERDAQRLFLARDRLGVKPLYLSRTGERLRFASTLPALLKGGDISPMLDPVALNHYLNFHAVVPAPRTLIAGIEKLPPATWLRIDANGHTEQKTWWTLPYGPRADEVNLTLEDWRDRVLDSTHEAVAIRQRAAVDVGVLLSGGVDSSLLVGLLRDVGVQDLSTFSIGFEDAGGERGDEFQYSDLIARHYGTRHHQLRIGEHEIIEQLPAAFRAMSEPMVSHDCIAFYLLSREVAKHCKVVQSGQGADELFAGYHWYPQVDGASDPYAAYREAFFDRSYDEYKATVQPQWLTANDAAGDFVREHFAQPGAQAGVDKALRLDSTVMLVDDPVKRVDNMTMAWGLEARTPFLDYRLAELSARIPARFKLPDGGKQVLKEAARLVIPSEVIDRKKGYFPVPGLKHLQGNTLNWVRDLLLDPSQDRGLFQPAMLDQLLTNPQSQLTPLNGSKLWQLAALNLWLSEQGI